The proteins below come from a single Plantactinospora sp. KBS50 genomic window:
- a CDS encoding DUF4247 domain-containing protein yields the protein MTSYRRWLVLGAAVSLVGVLVAGYGLVAGTFTARSYVRGHYARSVGHDIGREAVAYTSSLPPSRVTRDVTGAFHPSDRYADASGTYLRFGDDSVVIRPLAAGSVILLEKMGTAYPRYHGIVGSAWGWSRGNTSRGGGPGAGK from the coding sequence ATGACGTCGTACCGCAGATGGCTGGTGCTGGGAGCGGCGGTCTCCCTGGTCGGCGTGCTGGTCGCCGGCTACGGCCTGGTGGCCGGCACCTTCACCGCGCGCAGCTACGTCCGGGGCCACTACGCCCGCTCGGTCGGCCACGACATCGGGCGGGAGGCGGTCGCCTACACGAGTTCCCTGCCGCCGAGCCGGGTGACCCGGGACGTGACCGGCGCCTTCCACCCCAGCGACCGGTACGCCGACGCGAGCGGGACGTACCTGCGCTTCGGCGACGACTCGGTGGTGATCCGGCCGCTGGCCGCCGGCTCGGTGATCCTGCTGGAGAAGATGGGCACCGCCTACCCGCGGTACCACGGCATCGTCGGCTCCGCGTGGGGCTGGAGCCGGGGAAACACCAGCCGGGGCGGCGGACCCGGCGCCGGCAAGTAA
- a CDS encoding DUF350 domain-containing protein has product MSNLGTDLLVTLAYGVVGVLLMGLGYLLVDVTTPGRLNQLIWTDRNRNAAVLLASNLLSVGTIVVAAIVASANDFALGIIGAAAYGVLGLLVMAGAFLLLDVVTPGRLGEILVDPQPHPAVWVSAVVHLATGAIVAAAIS; this is encoded by the coding sequence TTGTCGAACCTCGGCACCGACCTGCTGGTGACGCTGGCTTACGGCGTCGTCGGCGTTTTGCTGATGGGACTGGGCTACCTGCTGGTCGACGTGACCACGCCCGGTCGGCTGAACCAGTTGATCTGGACCGACCGGAACCGGAACGCGGCAGTGCTGCTGGCCTCGAACCTGCTGAGCGTGGGGACCATCGTGGTCGCCGCCATCGTGGCCAGCGCGAACGACTTCGCGCTCGGCATCATCGGCGCCGCCGCGTACGGCGTGCTCGGGCTGCTGGTCATGGCCGGCGCGTTCCTGCTGCTCGACGTGGTCACCCCGGGCCGGCTCGGTGAGATTCTGGTGGACCCGCAGCCGCATCCCGCCGTGTGGGTGTCGGCCGTGGTGCACCTGGCCACCGGGGCGATCGTCGCGGCCGCGATCAGCTGA